The Sporichthya brevicatena genome contains a region encoding:
- a CDS encoding Rieske (2Fe-2S) protein, whose product MTQPAIENPEAPARRVVVRGALALGLTAAGGASLAACGGADSSTPDAAGPQGVPGPQATPAPGTSLGPTEKVPVGGGLIFGGGANVVVTQPTEGAFHAFSSICTHSGCPVTKVHRGVIECPCHGSRFSIEDGSVERGPAQLPLPAVEITTDGGTITVA is encoded by the coding sequence GTGACACAGCCCGCGATCGAGAATCCTGAAGCTCCCGCCCGCCGCGTCGTCGTCCGCGGCGCGCTCGCCCTCGGCCTGACCGCCGCCGGCGGCGCCTCGCTGGCCGCTTGCGGCGGCGCGGACTCCTCCACCCCGGATGCCGCCGGACCGCAGGGCGTGCCCGGCCCGCAGGCGACGCCGGCGCCCGGCACCTCGCTCGGCCCGACGGAGAAGGTGCCCGTCGGCGGCGGCCTGATCTTCGGCGGCGGCGCGAACGTCGTCGTCACCCAGCCCACCGAGGGCGCGTTTCACGCGTTCAGCTCGATCTGCACGCACTCGGGCTGCCCGGTCACCAAGGTGCACCGCGGCGTGATCGAGTGCCCGTGCCACGGCAGCCGGTTCTCGATCGAGGACGGCTCCGTCGAACGTGGCCCGGCGCAGCTCCCGCTGCCCGCGGTCGAGATCACCACCGACGGCGGGACCATCACCGTCGCCTGA
- a CDS encoding Rieske (2Fe-2S) protein yields MVPRRVVLRGAFAVGLLGATGTLTGCGDDSPNAGGAAPATDLTATEPARTGRPTARPTSKSDVYQRSPEPRPARSTDPSNGTDPSAQPAATTDPTADPSGEPTVGSRRGDDLATARNEPTPEPTPSPSPTPEPLPPGAVARTSDIPVGGGKTFPEKKLVVTQPTPGQFRAFDARCTHLGCLVDKVEHGQIVCPCHGSRFSIDDGQPEEGPALLPLAAKPVAVDDAGNIRSE; encoded by the coding sequence GTGGTTCCCCGACGAGTAGTCCTCCGCGGCGCGTTCGCCGTCGGGCTCCTCGGCGCGACCGGAACCCTCACCGGCTGCGGGGACGACAGCCCGAACGCCGGCGGCGCCGCCCCGGCCACCGACCTGACCGCCACCGAGCCCGCACGGACCGGGCGTCCGACCGCCCGGCCCACGTCCAAGTCGGACGTCTACCAGCGCAGCCCCGAGCCCCGCCCGGCGCGCAGCACCGACCCCTCGAACGGAACCGACCCCTCGGCGCAGCCCGCGGCGACCACGGACCCGACGGCGGACCCGTCCGGGGAGCCCACCGTCGGCAGCCGCCGCGGTGACGACCTCGCCACGGCGCGCAACGAGCCGACCCCGGAACCGACCCCGAGCCCGTCACCCACGCCGGAGCCGCTGCCCCCGGGGGCGGTCGCCCGGACCTCCGACATCCCGGTCGGCGGGGGCAAGACGTTCCCGGAGAAGAAGCTCGTCGTCACCCAGCCGACGCCGGGGCAGTTCCGCGCGTTCGACGCGCGGTGCACCCACCTGGGCTGCCTGGTCGACAAGGTCGAGCACGGGCAGATCGTCTGCCCCTGTCACGGCAGTCGCTTCTCGATCGACGACGGCCAGCCCGAGGAGGGCCCGGCCCTGCTGCCGCTGGCCGCCAAACCGGTCGCGGTCGACGACGCGGGCAACATCCGCAGCGAGTGA